In Setaria italica strain Yugu1 chromosome IX, Setaria_italica_v2.0, whole genome shotgun sequence, the genomic stretch TAATTGAGTCCTAAGGGTTTGCTCGATATATAATAATGATAACAACAATCATATTGAATATTTGTACTTAAATATATCTAGCAAAAGGTGAAAGAAGTACGGAACCTCTAATAGGAGCGCAATAATTGCGAAAGAGCCTCTAgtctagtggttagagcacctgagtagcataCAACAGGTCTGGGTTCAACTTCCCGGAATCagctgtcacacccggttttaaggcAAAACCAATGCATGAATTACATGTGTGttaggatcaagttacacacatgcaacGACTTCAATAAatatcaaagacagtgctaTAACATAGAGAGACTATatatttattacatgaccgataTTCTTCGATACGAAAGCAAAACGAGTCTTTATTATCGCAGTGAAACTCCAATGAAGATGATAACTCCACAGGCAGTTGACTGGGGAaacacgtacgcctagaactcctcgaagtcttgaagaacctcctcaaagttGACTTGTTCTGAGCAACGattttagcaagggtgagtacacttattaCTCAGTAAGGTCATTCAAGGGTAGGCTATGGTTTAATAGCAATTCAgaattttaattggttggtcaagttttattagtaattactaagtataagtttataccaccaactataaacatgaacataaataaagataagagcaataaataacaacaatttaattcgACTTCTGATAAATTAATTATGTGAGggttcaggccgctcttgaTCGTGAgtacggctgatcgatcagttttacactcggTTATATACATATACCGGCAGAATGGACTAGAAATCATTTATTGCGTGTTTATATTCCAGAACATATTGTTACATTACAAAAAGAATGTATTACAGGGGCAGGAATGAAAAAACTGTATTGGTGCAAGAAGCATTCAGCCGGGGACCTAGCTACCACCTCGTTCCATATGGTCCTGGCTGCTGCTTCTCCCCCGGAGATCTCGCGGTCGTGAGCGAGACGAGACCTCGATCAAAGTCCTCTACCAAACTCCTCCTGGGTTCACATGACACGACCATGACCTAATCTTCTCCTGATCATTATTAGCTACTACAGTCCTTAACTTTTGTAATCATATCATATATACTAGTATAAACAAATAACGAATCTTATTAAGCTACTAATAAGCTCACACGTACATTAGGTATACAACAACTTTAAATAATAAATTAAAGAGTATAAGTATATGGAGTTGAATTAATTAATGTGTGGCAGgggtcatcgtcgtcgtcatcggaATGGGTTCAACTCATTCCTCCTTGTAGTCCTGGTTGTTGTAGGGCGCGAAGAGTTCTGCGAGCAAGTTGCCCTTGCGGAGCACCCTGGTGCCGAGGTCAGCGCACATGGCGTCGCTGTCGTGGATGCTGTAGGTTGATATGCAGTGGCGGCGGTAGAAGCGCGTGGTGCGGCGCatggcctccgcctcgccgtcgacgtGCCGCACCATGTCCTCCACGCTCGGCAGCGCGAACCGGCCGTCGAGCAGGCCCGCCAGCCAGCGGCACCGGAGCTCCGACGTGTGCAGGTTGGACACGCTCTCCACGTACCCGACGAACGCCATGTTCGGGATCAGAGGGTGGATCGTGCCGCTGCATGCATCAGCATTGATTGTTCATCCATCGATCAGTCATCAGAAAATGCAATATATTCATGGATCGATCAATCAGTGCAATCGTGAACACACGCACCGATAGAGCGGCATCATGCCGGACTTGTCGACGACGAGGCCGCGGAAGGGCTGGGGCAGGACGGCGCGGAGCTTGTCCTTGCCCTCGaagccggtggcgaggaagacGAGGTCGGCCTTCACCTCGGtgccgtcgtcgaggaggacGCCGTCGCGGGAGAAGCACCAGCCGCCCGGGGCCCTCTTGAAGCGGATCATGTCGCGGTCGGCCATGTCGAAGAAGCCGTCGGGGAGGATGGCCATCTGGCAGGAGGCGTAGTCCTCCACGAAGGGGTGGTTCGGCCGGAGCCCGTACTTGTCCAGCGGGAGCTTCCACGCCAAGTAGGACTCGATGAACTTGGACACGCCCGCCCTCTGCACACATCAACATCACAGCCCATGGAAGAAGAGACAAATCAGACAACGCCATCAGACATGCATTCAAAGTTGATGCATGCCCCACGCCAGTTGCAATTACACCAGATCTGATAATCTGTTGCTCGTGCCTGCTGCGTGATGATGGTGACAAGCTATACATGGTGATAGATGGCCAGATGCCAGCAGCAAATACACTACACGTCGTCTCGAGCATGCACACATGTTCATCAGTGTCCATACCAGCGGGGCCATGAGGCGGCAGAGCATGGAGCGGAGGATTCCCTGGCCGGGGCGCTCGTAGAGGAACTGGGACAGGCGGGTGGagtagaagaggaagaagggcagGCCCCAGATGGAGTAGGACGGCACCAC encodes the following:
- the LOC101770851 gene encoding probable flavin-containing monooxygenase 1, whose amino-acid sequence is MAAAAAVTQEARRTTRQAVPASSRVAIIGGGISGLAAAKQLAAHDPVVFEATASVGGVWKHCAYRSTRLQTPRPDYEFSDYPWRNREDPTFPTHAEIVEYLEGYADAFGLWRYIALGAKVVDVKFLGGRAAGFTELWSGTGEPLQGKPMWEIGVATAGSDDVRYYQFEFVVMCAGKYGDVPRMPVFPPGRGPEVFRGQVMHSLDYCKLTEEETVELMRGKKVVVVGYKKSAIDLALECAEANQGEGGEACTMLVRTLHWVVPSYSIWGLPFFLFYSTRLSQFLYERPGQGILRSMLCRLMAPLRAGVSKFIESYLAWKLPLDKYGLRPNHPFVEDYASCQMAILPDGFFDMADRDMIRFKRAPGGWCFSRDGVLLDDGTEVKADLVFLATGFEGKDKLRAVLPQPFRGLVVDKSGMMPLYRGTIHPLIPNMAFVGYVESVSNLHTSELRCRWLAGLLDGRFALPSVEDMVRHVDGEAEAMRRTTRFYRRHCISTYSIHDSDAMCADLGTRVLRKGNLLAELFAPYNNQDYKEE